From one Bacteroides fragilis NCTC 9343 genomic stretch:
- a CDS encoding capsular polysaccharide-like protein, producing the protein MKKIIVISPSITATHIIKRVTALHQAGFIVEVFAFNRGDGVGGNYPPGVNVTDLGLVPNGKGYVGKFFRATSKLKKIFNLYRNENCMYFACSFDLALITLLFSNKKYIYQISDLVYGYFPTTLIRSFFKTIDKLIIKKSITTVVTSEGFIKYLGSKNIANKFIYQPNNLPKEVLGKNIEISECPTNDHFIFSFIGFVRADSVLLFAKTVGEYFPNYSFHFYGKAMNMTVIDNLIKEYPNIHYFGPYKYPDDLQNIYEKVDLVVSCYDVKSLNVRLAEPNKLFESIYYGKPIIVSSHTFLAEKVNSMGVGFGVDASDMQTIKEFISGLTSTEIKNRINKIKSIPKATMIDDGAIQLLKKIETNFKN; encoded by the coding sequence ATGAAAAAAATAATAGTAATTTCTCCTTCTATAACAGCAACACATATTATAAAAAGAGTCACAGCTCTTCATCAAGCGGGTTTTATAGTTGAAGTGTTTGCTTTTAATAGAGGAGATGGTGTTGGAGGAAACTATCCTCCAGGAGTTAACGTTACGGACTTAGGACTAGTTCCCAACGGAAAAGGATATGTAGGAAAATTCTTCAGAGCAACTTCTAAACTAAAAAAAATATTCAATTTATATCGGAATGAAAACTGTATGTATTTTGCGTGTTCTTTTGATTTAGCTCTGATAACTTTACTGTTTTCAAATAAAAAATACATTTATCAAATTTCAGATTTAGTTTATGGCTATTTTCCTACCACTTTAATTAGATCTTTTTTTAAGACCATCGATAAATTAATTATTAAGAAATCAATTACTACAGTAGTTACATCTGAAGGTTTTATAAAGTATTTGGGAAGTAAAAATATTGCAAATAAATTTATCTATCAACCTAATAATTTACCCAAAGAAGTTTTAGGAAAAAATATAGAAATATCAGAATGTCCGACTAATGATCATTTTATTTTTTCTTTTATTGGATTTGTAAGAGCTGATTCTGTTCTCCTGTTTGCGAAAACTGTCGGTGAGTATTTCCCAAATTATAGCTTTCATTTCTATGGTAAAGCTATGAATATGACAGTAATTGATAATTTAATAAAAGAGTATCCTAATATCCATTATTTTGGCCCTTATAAATATCCGGATGATTTACAAAATATTTATGAGAAAGTTGATCTGGTCGTATCTTGTTATGATGTAAAATCTTTGAATGTCAGATTAGCTGAACCTAATAAATTATTTGAATCAATCTATTATGGGAAACCAATAATAGTCTCTTCTCATACATTTTTAGCTGAAAAAGTAAATTCAATGGGTGTAGGTTTCGGAGTAGATGCCAGTGATATGCAAACCATAAAAGAATTTATATCCGGACTAACTTCCACAGAAATAAAAAATAGAATTAATAAAATAAAGTCAATCCCCAAAGCAACAATGATTGACGATGGAGCAATTCAGCTGTTAAAAAAAATAGAAACGAACTTTAAGAATTGA
- a CDS encoding polysaccharide deacetylase family protein, protein MMDTLITLDYELFLNDKVGTIDKCLIEPMEQLNKVCLIHDIKVTIFVDAAYIYRLKQLSEKSKDARNEYNKVINHVKSLSQFGHDIELHIHPQWFYSNFDNKIWNLDWEHYKLSDMSFDEVIPRFNECVHLLEEIVDSKVIGFRAGGYSIQNFNLFADLLNSNGIKIDSSVLPRARTARDNKTHNYDYRFVPHKALYRFLTNVVNEDKNGYNWELPISTFRQNLIGYLLDKRKNMRAYQSVNWGDGGDDPLPFYKRITSGVKKLSLFHTISASIDYQSFFHINKVYQHHKHLKSDFFTIIGHPKNFSPDSLSYLNQFLYRLEKDNIRIITLKDLLKNIE, encoded by the coding sequence ATGATGGATACATTGATTACGTTAGATTATGAGCTGTTTTTAAACGATAAAGTTGGTACCATTGATAAATGCCTAATCGAACCGATGGAACAACTTAATAAAGTATGCTTAATACATGATATAAAAGTGACTATTTTTGTTGATGCAGCTTATATCTATAGGTTGAAACAACTCTCTGAAAAAAGTAAAGATGCAAGAAATGAATATAATAAAGTTATAAATCATGTGAAATCCTTATCTCAATTTGGACATGATATTGAATTACATATTCATCCTCAGTGGTTTTATTCTAATTTTGATAATAAAATCTGGAATTTAGATTGGGAGCATTACAAACTTTCTGATATGTCTTTTGATGAAGTTATCCCGAGATTTAATGAGTGTGTGCATCTTTTGGAAGAGATAGTTGATTCTAAAGTTATTGGATTTAGAGCTGGAGGATATTCAATACAAAATTTTAATTTGTTTGCTGATTTGTTGAATTCAAATGGTATCAAGATTGATTCTTCTGTATTACCACGAGCTAGGACGGCACGAGATAATAAAACTCATAATTATGATTACCGTTTTGTTCCGCATAAGGCTTTGTATCGATTTTTGACAAATGTTGTTAATGAAGACAAAAACGGTTATAACTGGGAGTTACCTATAAGTACTTTTCGACAAAATTTGATAGGCTATCTTCTTGATAAGAGAAAAAACATGAGAGCTTATCAATCTGTTAACTGGGGGGATGGGGGTGATGACCCTCTGCCATTTTATAAAAGAATTACAAGCGGAGTGAAAAAATTATCGCTATTCCATACTATTTCCGCCAGTATTGATTATCAAAGTTTTTTCCATATAAATAAAGTTTATCAGCATCATAAGCATTTGAAAAGTGATTTCTTTACAATTATAGGCCATCCAAAAAATTTCTCTCCAGACTCTCTGAGTTATTTAAACCAATTTCTATATCGTTTGGAAAAGGATAATATTCGAATAATCACTTTGAAAGATTTATTGAAAAATATAGAATGA
- the wecC gene encoding UDP-N-acetyl-D-mannosamine dehydrogenase, translated as MKACFMGLGYIGLPTAIIAAKHGVQVTGVDINPKVVEMTNQGKLHIIEPGMQDLLEEVVSKGQLIASTTPKESNAYFIVVPTPFKGNHEPDISYVEAATRAVVPFLKEGDLYVIESTSPVGTTDKMKDLIFSLRPELKEKIYIAYCPERVLPGNVIHELVHNDRVIGGMNKESTDKAIEFYSQFVKGTLHRTNCKTAEMCKLTENSSRDVQIAFANELSVICDKAGINVWELISLANKHPRVNILQPGCGVGGHCIAVDPYFITADFPIESQIIAKAREINNYKAFWCAEKVENAMLKFELEHHHKPTIAMMGLAFKPDIDDLREAPAKYITTKVMQSCNNADILIVEPNVSEHKVFKLTDYKEAYAKADIVVFLVAHSVFKALPYVSDKVILDFCGIYKK; from the coding sequence ATGAAAGCATGTTTTATGGGGTTAGGCTATATTGGCCTTCCTACTGCAATTATTGCAGCAAAGCACGGAGTACAAGTAACAGGAGTAGATATTAATCCTAAAGTGGTAGAAATGACCAATCAGGGTAAATTGCATATCATAGAACCTGGTATGCAGGATCTACTTGAAGAGGTCGTAAGCAAAGGTCAATTGATAGCTTCTACTACTCCCAAGGAGAGCAATGCCTATTTTATAGTAGTTCCTACTCCTTTTAAGGGGAATCATGAACCGGATATTTCATACGTGGAAGCAGCTACACGTGCTGTTGTTCCTTTTTTGAAAGAGGGAGATTTGTATGTGATTGAATCGACTTCTCCCGTCGGCACTACAGATAAAATGAAAGATTTGATATTCTCTCTTCGTCCAGAGTTGAAAGAGAAAATTTATATTGCTTATTGTCCAGAACGTGTATTACCGGGTAATGTTATTCATGAACTGGTACATAACGATCGTGTGATTGGAGGAATGAATAAGGAATCGACAGATAAAGCTATTGAGTTTTATAGCCAGTTTGTAAAAGGTACTTTACATCGTACAAATTGTAAAACGGCAGAAATGTGCAAACTAACTGAAAATTCATCCCGTGATGTGCAAATAGCTTTTGCCAATGAGCTTTCAGTGATTTGTGATAAAGCTGGCATCAATGTTTGGGAATTGATTAGTTTAGCAAATAAACATCCTCGTGTAAATATACTTCAACCTGGTTGTGGCGTTGGGGGGCATTGTATCGCCGTAGATCCCTATTTCATAACAGCAGATTTTCCTATTGAATCTCAAATAATAGCCAAAGCTAGAGAAATAAATAATTATAAAGCTTTTTGGTGTGCTGAGAAGGTAGAAAATGCGATGTTGAAATTTGAATTGGAACACCACCATAAGCCAACGATAGCTATGATGGGGCTAGCTTTCAAACCGGATATTGACGACCTTCGAGAAGCCCCTGCCAAGTATATTACAACAAAGGTCATGCAAAGTTGTAATAATGCGGATATTTTAATTGTAGAACCGAACGTCAGCGAACATAAGGTTTTTAAACTGACTGATTATAAAGAAGCTTATGCAAAGGCTGATATTGTGGTTTTTTTAGTAGCACACTCTGTTTTCAAGGCATTACCATATGTTAGCGACAAAGTAATTCTTGATTTTTGTGGCATTTATAAAAAATAA
- a CDS encoding glycosyltransferase family protein yields the protein MKKIAMIVKTNSLEFDDRIRKVSLALSKDADVKIFALLNDNTEKDDITSYRIHYHSFSLRSRALFPSKKLLLLKTLEFYLKVIMHVRKYDVLWANDENTFLFPLFAKKNKTVWDLHEIPELFLNNKCKWIFHYIERKSLKILHANPFRLDYLYEQGVISDKSKHSYIRNYPDHIFLEKCIESPVYERFIKWLKGEKYVYIQGVEQKDRYPFNSIACVLDATNYKVVIIGGLDSDEKVELEKKYGDKFKERVFLAGWTNQLSLSLYLKDAIFTVILYTKDTPNNRYCEANRFYQACSLAIPIICGSNESMKSIVDEFKMGVYLESDGRDLHELIGAVKMVDSNYSLYKDNSIQCRKMFIWDENMVKKEWWDK from the coding sequence ATTTGCATTGTTGAATGATAATACAGAAAAAGATGATATTACAAGTTATCGCATCCATTACCATTCATTTAGCTTGAGGTCTAGAGCTCTATTTCCATCAAAAAAACTCCTATTGCTTAAAACACTAGAATTTTACTTGAAAGTGATAATGCATGTAAGAAAGTATGATGTATTATGGGCGAATGATGAAAATACTTTTTTATTTCCTTTGTTCGCAAAAAAGAACAAGACTGTATGGGATTTGCATGAAATACCTGAATTGTTTTTGAATAATAAATGCAAGTGGATTTTCCATTATATAGAGCGAAAATCATTAAAAATCTTACATGCTAATCCTTTTCGTTTGGATTATCTTTATGAACAAGGTGTTATATCTGATAAGTCGAAACATAGTTATATCAGAAATTATCCAGACCATATCTTTTTGGAGAAGTGTATAGAATCACCTGTTTATGAAAGATTTATTAAATGGCTTAAAGGAGAAAAATATGTTTATATACAGGGAGTGGAACAGAAAGATAGGTATCCTTTTAATTCTATAGCTTGTGTATTAGATGCTACGAATTACAAAGTTGTAATTATTGGCGGTCTTGATTCCGATGAAAAAGTTGAATTGGAAAAGAAGTATGGTGATAAGTTTAAAGAACGGGTGTTTCTTGCAGGATGGACAAATCAGTTATCGTTATCTTTATATTTAAAAGATGCTATATTCACTGTGATATTATATACAAAAGATACTCCGAACAATAGGTATTGTGAAGCAAATAGGTTTTATCAAGCATGTTCTTTAGCCATCCCAATAATTTGTGGTAGTAATGAATCTATGAAATCAATAGTTGACGAATTTAAAATGGGTGTATACCTTGAATCCGACGGACGGGATTTGCATGAATTAATAGGTGCTGTAAAAATGGTAGATAGTAATTATTCTCTATATAAAGATAATTCTATACAATGCCGAAAAATGTTTATTTGGGATGAAAATATGGTAAAAAAAGAATGGTGGGATAAGTGA